The following are encoded together in the Zingiber officinale cultivar Zhangliang chromosome 8A, Zo_v1.1, whole genome shotgun sequence genome:
- the LOC122008206 gene encoding 40S ribosomal protein S8-like, protein MGISRDSMHKRRATGGKKKAWRKKRKYELGRQPANTKLSSNKTVRRVRVRGGNVKWRALRLDTGNYSWGSEAVTRKTRILDVVYNASNNELVRTQTLVKSAIVQVDAAPFKAWYLQHYGIELGKKKKNPAAKKEATEGQEGEGTTEVVKKSSSVLRKLEKRQQDRKLDPHIEEQFGTGRLLASISSRPGQCGRADGYILEGKELEFYLKKIQRKKGKGAGAS, encoded by the exons ATGG GTATCTCACGTGACTCGATGCACAAGAGGCGCGCCACCGGAGGCAAGAAGAAGGCctggaggaagaagagaaa GTATGAGCTGGGAAGGCAGCCTGCGAACACAAAGCTCTCTAGCAATAAGACGGTGAGACGAGTGCGAGTTCGAGGAGGCAATGTGAAGTGGAGGGCACTCAGATTGGATACTGGGAATTACTCATGGGGAAGTGAGGCCGTGACACGCAAAACCCGTATCCTCGATGTCGTCTACAATGCCTCCAACAATGAGCTTGTGAGGACTCAAACCCTAGTAAAGAGCGCAATTGTTCAGGTTGATGCTGCCCCCTTTAAGGCATGGTATCTCCAGCATTATGGGATCGAGCttggaaagaaaaagaagaacccAGCGGCAAAAAAAGAGGCAACTGAG GGCCAAGAGGGAGAAGGTACTACAGAAGTAGTTAAGAAGAGCAGTAGCGTACTGCGGAAGCTAGAAAAGAGGCAGCAGGATCGGAAACTCGATCCCCACATTGAGGAACAATTTGGTACCGGAAGGCTCTTGGCCAGCATATCCTCGCGCCCTGGCCAGTGTGGCAGAGCTGATGG ATACATATTAGAAGGGAAGGAGCTTGAGTTCTACCTCAAGAAGATACAACGGAAGAAGGGCAAGGGAGCAGGAGCCTCCTAA